A genomic window from Zingiber officinale cultivar Zhangliang unplaced genomic scaffold, Zo_v1.1 ctg66, whole genome shotgun sequence includes:
- the LOC122037591 gene encoding uncharacterized protein LOC122037591: protein MAEAAPFLLRLNNGVSSMICVLLLLPAFLRTAAASSSCRSYCGNMTVDYPFALRPGCGHGGFRELLYCINGVLMLHIASGSYRVLDIDYAYAGLTLHDPAMSDCYSLARSPDGLGNGFEVEAWRAAYLRPDPDNVFMLIGCRPDSPLFQGFPAPSRGGRRHLPCRNVSGMGCEEYYRCPAWDGEGQPRAGEAAYGSPVGPPQCCALEFGAIRAINVSKLRCEGYSSAYSLAPVRAAGPGAWAYGIRVAYSLPADQEGFCGACQATGGVCGYDQETNADLCLCGRFNSTSNCDSTAGGAGVSAAEISSGLSLMGFSSSTILIRDQSYAFLFILLCISV, encoded by the exons ATGGCTGAGGCCGCTCCCTTCCTTCTCCGGCTCAACAATGGTGTCTCCTCTATGATCTGTGTGCTGCTGCTGCTGCCGGCCTTTCTCCGTACAGCTGCTGCCTCATCATCCTGTCGCTCCTACTGCGGCAACATGACGGTGGACTACCCCTTCGCGCTGCGGCCGGGGTGCGGCCACGGGGGCTTCCGGGAGCTCCTCTACTGCATCAACGGCGTGCTGATGCTGCACATCGCCTCCGGCTCCTACCGGGTCCTCGACATCGACTACGCCTACGCCGGCCTCACCCTCCACGACCCCGCCATGTCCGACTGCTACTCCCTCGCGCGCTCCCCGGACGGCCTGGGAAACGGCTTCGAGGTGGAGGCGTGGCGGGCGGCCTACCTCCGCCCCGACCCCGACAACGTCTTCATGCTCATCGGCTGCCGGCCGGACTCGCCGCTCTTCCAGGGCTTCCCCGCGCCGTCACGCGGGGGCCGCCGCCACTTGCCCTGCCGCAACGTCTCCGGAATGGGGTGCGAGGAATACTACCGGTGCCCGGCGTGGGACGGCGAAGGGCAGCCGAGGGCAGGGGAGGCGGCCTACGGGTCGCCGGTGGGGCCGCCGCAGTGTTGCGCGCTGGAGTTCGGCGCCATCAGGGCCATCAACGTGAGCAAGCTGAGGTGTGAAGGCTACAGCAGCGCGTACAGCTTGGCGCCGGTGCGGGCCGCTGGGCCGGGGGCGTGGGCCTACGGCATCCGGGTGGCCTACTCGCTGCCGGCGGATCAGGAGGGCTTCTGCGGAGCATGCCAGGCCACCGGCGGCGTGTGCGGGTATGACCAGGAGACCAACGCCGATCTCTGCCTTTGCGGCCGTTTCAACTCCACTTCCAACTGCGACTCCACCGCCGGCGGCGCCGGCGTCTCCGCTGCTG AAATTTCATCAGGATTAAGCTTGATGGGCTTCTCTTCATCGACCATCTTAATCCGAGATCAATCATAcgcctttctatttattttacTATGTATTTccgtttaa